In a single window of the Pseudopipra pipra isolate bDixPip1 chromosome 21, bDixPip1.hap1, whole genome shotgun sequence genome:
- the RNFT1 gene encoding E3 ubiquitin-protein ligase RNFT1, producing MRRHKSARTWTRKTPTMQPNCGHLHSIPGSGDPCPGGDRDSSCHPSPGAVHIQLGEARESPSSRQGSQSRSHGHGEAAGPEDPGPDSEDPGGSSLSELRYLLQWLHKSLPYLLILCVKLLMQHLSGISLGIGLLTTYAYANKSIVNQVFLRERCSKLQCTWLLLYLSGSALLLYYTFHSQSLYYSLIFLNPTVDFMNFWEVLWIVGVTDFILKFLFMGFKCFILLVPSFIMSFKSKGYWYLLLEELCQYYRMFVPIPLWFRFLIAHGELDSGLGWTLGILLGLLYLILKLLSFFGQLRNFRQVLRIFFTRPHYGVPASKRQCSESDDICPICQAEFQKPILLICQHTFCEECISLWFNREKTCPLCRTVISDHVNKWKDGATSMHLQIF from the exons ATGAG GAGGCACAAATCAGCAAGAACCTGGACCAGGAAAACTCCCACCATGCAGCCAAACTGCGGCCACCTCCACAGCATCCCGGGGAGCGGCGATCCCTGTCCGGGGGGAGACAGGGACAGCTCCTGCCatcccagccccggggccgtgcacatccagctgggagaggccagggaGAGCCCGAGCTCCAGGCAGGGCTCCCAGAGCCGCTCCCACGGCCACGGGGAAGCAGCAGGGCCGGAGGATCCCGGCCCCGACTCGGAGGATCCCGGCGGCAGCTCCCTGTCGGAGCTGCGCTACCTCCTGCAGTGGCTGCACAAGAGCCTGCCCTACCTCCTGATCCTCTGTGTCAAACTCCTCATGCAGCACCTCAGTG GCATTTCTCTTGGAATTGGGCTGCTAACAACTTATGCCTATGCAAACAAAAGCATAGTAAATCAGGTTTTTCTAAGA GAACGGTGCTCCAAGCTGCAGTGCACCTGGTTACTGCTGTACCTGAGTGGATCAGCCCTGCTCCTGTACTACACCTTTCATTCTCAGTCCCTGTACTACAG CTTAATCTTCTTAAACCCTACGGTGGATTTTATGAACTTCTGGGAGGTACTTTGGATTGTGGGAGTCACagattttattctgaaattcCTCTTCATGGGCTTCAAGTGCTTTATTCTCTTGGTGCCTTCTTTTATCATGTCCTTTAAATCCAAG GGCTACTGGTACCTGCTGTTGGAAGAGCTCTGCCAGTATTACCGGATGTTTGTCCCCATCCCGCTGTGGTTCCGTTTTCTCATTGCCCATGGGGAGCTGGACAGTGGCCTGGGATGGACCCTTGGGATCCTGCTGGGCCTTCTCTACCTCATCCTAAAG cTTTTGAGCTTTTTTGGACAACTGAGAAACTTCAGGCAGGTTTTACGGATATTTTTTACACGCCCA CACTATGGGGTGCCAGCCAGCAAGAGACAGTGCTCAGAATCAGATGATATCTGTCCCATCTGCCAAGCTGAATTTCAGAAGCCTATTCTGCTCATCTGTCAG CACACATTTTGTGAAGAATGCATCAGTTTGTGGTTTAATAGAGAAAAAACGTGTCCCCTCTGCAGAACTGTCATTTCAGACCATGTTAACAAGTGGAAGGATGGAGCCACATCAATGCACCTCCAGATTTTCTAA